The Coleofasciculus sp. FACHB-1120 genome segment TCTCTATTTCCACTGATGCGATCGCCTTTGATTTAAGAGGGTAATCGCAACTTTTATTTTATAAAGTAGTGAACGGCGATGTCTCCTTTTTTCGCTGAAGCAACCGCTTTTTTAAGTTCCCATTGGGACTAAAAATGGACTTATCTGGGCTAACCTCGAATAGTGGATCGCTCTTTTTAAGTTGATTTTTAGTTGGGCAGCTATCTAAATTACTGGAGCGTTGCTGTAATTAAAAAGTGCGATCGCTTACAGAGTATCATCTACCCATCCGCACCGGGAGCAATCCCAATGTACTGAGGGCGGTTTCTTCATCTCAAAGGGTATCTCACAGCAGGGACATCTACCCGTAAACATTGGGTGATAATCCAGTAGTTCTAGCTTTGAATAGAGACGATTGTCGTGGTGACTCTAACCGAGTTTAAGAGTTATGTAAATACACGGAGGTTTAAGAGAACTCCCAATAAAATAGCAGCACTAGGGTGTAAAACTAACACAACGAACGGCAAAGAGAACCCAATTACAATTCAAAAAATCACGGAAGGTGGCGTTCATGAGCAAAAAAGTCGAAGCCCAAGTAAAAACCTCATCAACACCGACTACTGCCACCACCCCGGTTCAGCCACAATTTCAGCAACGCTCATTTTCATCCGAAGTAGAACCAGTCGCAACCGAGCAAGTCGGTGAGCAACCAGATTTACAAACGCAGCTAGATAAAGCCACTTGTTTTGGTCATTACTTCGGTCGGGTGAAAGTCTATAGTGATCTACCCCAAGTTATTCAACCCAAACTTGTAATTGGGCCGCCAGGGGATAAATATGAGCAGGAAGCTGACCAAGTAGCCGCACGGGTGATGGCAATGCCTAACCCAGTTAGCCAATTATCTGCTCAACGTCAACCCAGTGAAGAATCAAAGTCGCCTTTAACTACCTCTATCCTCCGCACCGCTCAACGTCAGGAACCACAGCAGCCAATTCAAAGAAAATCCTTATTGCAAAGAAGAGTTCAATCAGATGGGAGTCATGAAGCGACTAGCGAGATTGAAACTCAGCTGAATAAAAGTCAGGGTAGCGGAAGTCCTTTACCCAATGAAGTGCGTTCTTTTATGGAGCCTCGCTTTGGAGCTGATTTTAGCAGCGTGCGGGTGCATACGGGTGGTGAAGCGGTGCAGATGAATCGGGAGTTAGGGGCACAGGCTTTTACTCATGGGAGTGATGTCTATTTTGGGGCCGGGAAGTCTCCTGGGAATAATGAGTTGATGGCACATGAGTTGACCCATGTAGTGCAGCAGACAGGTGAAACTCAGCTAAATACTAAACTGCAACCAATATGTGCAAGGATTCAGCGAGGTGGTTCAAATAAGCCTGCTGAAAACAAATTATTCTTCACCAGACCTGTAACAGAAGATATGCTGTCGTGGGCACCAGAAGAACTGGCAGCGCACATGTTCTCATCTGTTCTTAATCGAAGTAAGGACTATGTACGCGAACAGATGAAGCGTGACGAGGCCGATCCACTTTGTATTAGACTTATCGGGGATTGGGGAGTTACTCCAAAACAACTAGCAGAAAAGGAGGAGTTTAGTTTTTTCCTCGAGGAAGCTGCATATTATGCCCATCGAGGAAATGCTGAAGGAACAGAAGACCTCGCAAGAGATGAGCATGGTCAGGCAGAAGGATATGACGAACGAGAAGCTGAATTTAATCAGTTGCCAGCCAAGGATCAATCTGAGATTAACCTCGAAGCAAATTGGCGGTACTGGAAAGATTTAGGTGACAAAAATCAAACCAAAATAAAAAAAGGGGAAGAATCAAAATCGCGCCTATGGCTTAATATTCGAGATGAACTCTTATATCAGCGGGAGCAGATTCAAAACTTACCCGACAAAGTTAAACTCATCCTTCGTCCAGAAGGCAATAAAGTAATTGCGCCTAAAGATTACGAGCAGGTCATCCGCATTGGACGGAAAATCATGACCTTCGATGATCTGGACTTATCGACATATCTTCAGCGCAATCTTGCCATTACAGACGATTGGAACACCCTTGAAAAATCGATTGATCGGTTTTTGGCGTTCAAGGCAGGAGCCAAGGAGAAGATTTCGGATGTCATGGAGTTGGTTAAGGATGAAGATTGGGGTGTAGATGAGGAAACAGAAAAGCTTAGTTTAGAGGAGATGCGTTATCTCTCTTTACAAGAACGTCTGAAACTGATTGATTATATCTCCAATGGTACATTGGTTTTAGACGATGACGAACAGACTCTCATCAAGCTTATTGCTTCGACACCTACGAAGGATGGCAAAGCATTACTGGAGAGCTTCAAGAAAAACCATGCTGGATTATTGAAGCGCCTTGAAAGTGCTATTGATGGGCAAGAAAACAAAGAATATAACGGAGCCTTGCGGAACATCTTCTTTCAGGGCTTGAACCCCGAAGAAGCGATTGAAGCAATGGAAAAAGCAAAGATTTTCCCCTGGGCTGATCCAGGCTTAATTAAGGCAACGTATAACGTCAGATTTTACTATGAAGATGTTGAATTAACTGATGACGGACAGCTTAAAGTAACCTATTGGATCAACTTAGTTTTTGGAGGCATGAAAACAACCACACAGTATCTAGATCCGTACGAAGTTGTTGGTGTTCACTTCTTCATGGACGAGGAATTTGCCGACACTAAGAAGGGTAATACCATCTACATGCCAGCGATCAATCTGATTTCACTCAAGAACAAACAACTCAAGACTGAATTCAACGCAGCAGTAGATGTGACTCTGCTGTTTGCTGGAGGAGTTGGGCTAGCAGCGAAAGGCACACGTCTAGCAAAAGCAGTAGCTGCGTTGGACTTAACTCTAGGTACTGCTGGAATAGTCATTAACGATTTTCGTAGTGAAATTGGCAGCACGGAAGCAGGGAAGAAGTTCCTCAAAGCCTGGGATATCGCCAATACTGCAATCGCTATATACGGGATTACTCGAGTGGTTGTGGAACTACCGAATACCATTCGCAACCTTCGCACAGCCTATCAGGAATTTCGTCAAGCAGCCAATTCTAGCCTCAGCCCAGACAACCTCAAAAATCTTGATACAGAAGCCAATACGCTGTTTAAAAAAGCAGATGAGGCCATTGAAGAAGCTGGGAAAGCTCCCAAATCATCTGGTACCGAACCTTCTACCCTTAAACCCGCTGAAACTCTCACACAAAATGTTGATGAGATTCGAGCCAATCTCCGCAGCAAGTTGCCGGATGAAATCCTGAGAAAATTGTCTGATGAAGACCTTAAAGCGTTGAATTTGCTTGACCAGCAAGCCCTACAGGAGTTGCGAGGTGTCGCAAAGAGCGAAGACATCTCCAAACTGACTCAGCTCATTCGCCAAGACTCCGATTTGGCGAACCGCCTGCTGCGGGAGGCACCTTTTGAAGACGTTAAGGCTTTCTCAGAACGATTTAGTCGGGCGCAGAAGCGTGTCACCGAACCAGTTGAAGGTCTGTATGCCTCAGTGAATGCCGATAATGTCCCCGCCAACTGGAATATTCAAACAAAAGTCCAGGGGAATAAGCTTGTGTCTACAGTAAAGTTCACGAAAGCTGATGGCTCGATTGAAAACGGTCAGATGACTCGCAGCTACGACCCTAACTCAGGTACGTTTGTGATGGAAGAAGCCTTTCTCGATAAATTACCGAGTTTCATTGAAAGTGGTATACCGATGGTGAAAAAGAAAGGTACGCCTTTAGTCACGTTTCTGACGATTCACCAGATGAAGAAATTTGGCATTGCCATTGGAAGCATCAAGAAAGTGAAGATGAGTACCATTCAAAACTTCGAGACTATCTTGCACTTACATTGGCTGCGGAAGAAGTATCCTGGCAAGAGTATTGATGAATTAATCATGCATTCTCACTCAGTTAACTATGCTGAAACATCCATTGTTCAATCGGGGCATAAGATTGTCGGTACAAAAGTAGGTGGCACGCAGGCACGTACTAGACCTGTAGGCAGTTTAATGGAGCATTATGAGACGCATGATCCTAGAGATATTGCCAAACATGACGCTCTGCTTAAGAAGTATGGTTTTGAGCGGACTGAATCGATGTATATGAACTTTGATATTGAGCTACATTTGGCTCCAGCTAAATAATTATATGGAATTTGGTATTACCCTGGTCATTGCTACAGAATCAGAACAACTGATAAATAGCTCAATTGAAGGATTAATCCAGTCAAACCACATTGATTACTTTAAAAGATACCTAACTGAAATCAGAGATTCAGTAGGTGATCGCCTGACTGTTTTTGAGGGGAATATTAGAAAGCTGTCTGCTCAAAATCGAGATGTCATTTTCTGGAAATCCTACGGTCATCAGCTTGATGATCTCCAGAGATGTTCAGAATCAATAATCCAAAGAACAGTTTTACTTCGAGCTAGCACAAGACTAGCGTATGAAGCAGCTCATATTCTTCCCGTTGCAGTCATAGTAGACGAAATGGCTATGATTTACAATAAATCGATGCTCATCGGTCAACCCGATGTAGGACAGGCTCTACAAGCTGAAATAACTATTCCTTATGGAAGTAAATTTGTAGGTATTGCCTCTAAGTATCACTCACAACTTGTTCCATTTCTGTTGGAGTACCTCACTCAGTATACGTTTATACACAATAATTTGTTCTCTTAGAAGCTGTTTGTGAATTATTATAAAAGAGCTAATTTAGACTTAGTAAAAGTCACAATATTTCATTTTTCTCTACTTTAGTAAAATGTGTTCGCTGCTCTTGCAAGCTACGTTATCTGTATACCTTAAAAAAGAATTGGTATATTCCTTTTTAATAAAACGAATTTCCTATGACTTATTTATTAATCATTTTAGGAAACATAGATTAAAAGACGGAGTGTGGGACATGGTACGTCCCGGTTTGAGGCGCGTTGTACTAACTCAATAAATTTGTCTTATAAACGGTCTAAAACGGGATATCGTCAAGTTCGAGATTGCTGCAAGACCACTTCGCCCAAATGGATTTGAGGTGAAAGGAGGTTATAGAAAACCTGAAAGTAGCGATCGAATTCCTTCTTTTCTCAAATGCGATTACTCATTCCTTATCTCCCAACTTTGACTGCATCAGTTGCCACGCTTCAATTTACTGCTGTAACTGCTATTCGGGGTAAAGGTAGCGAAGCTGCAACGAAGTGCCACGTAGCGGCTAGAACCCTTGATAAGGGAGCATTCTAGAAAAATTTTCCGCTAGCAGATAGGCTATTCTCCAGCTTCTCTCAATCTCATATCGATTTGAAATACATCAAGTAAGCGGTACAGATAGTAGAAATGGCGGTTCTTTCGAGAAGGCCGCTCACTGATTGCTTGTAGCTCGTACTCTTGTTTGAGTCTGTCAAACTGTGGCTCATCCACACCCAGAATTTCTGCTGCTTCCTTGCGACTGACTAGTGTTTCTCCGTTAATCATCTTGATTTACTCAAGACTCAACTCAAACGGATGATAGTAGCCGGAGTCCCAAAAGCCAGCAGGCTCAGTTAACGTTAGTGGAATTCTAAACCAAGAGTCTGGCTCAAAATCGCCGGAGTCCCCTTTCAATCGACATTCTGTAGGAATTCGAGCGATCCGAATCACTTTCAAGGCACGGCGTTGCTGAAAGTGTAATGAGCTAAGCTGGCAGAGGCACTGTCCTATCCTTCAAGTAGTGAAGCAGCAACCGCAGCGAACACTTCAACATATCAACCGACTTGGAGTAGCACAAGCTCTGGCGATGCAACCGTGCCAAGTAGTGCCGTAACCGAGTGTTCTCTCCCTCTACCCAAGTCATATAGGTCTTGCTCACAATCTGGTCACCCTGATCAATGAACATCGGGTACACCTTCCATCCATCGGTGACATAGAAGAAGCATTGCCAGCATTTGACTATCGACCACAACCGCTTGAAGGTTTCCCGACTGCGATCACCTATCACCCAAGCCAAAATTCCCGCTTGCTTGTGATTGACAGCTGTCCAAATCCACAGCTTGTTGCGTTTGCTGCCGACAAAGGTTTGGAGTTCGTCCAAGTCCGTGACCTCTGGGATCTCTTCAGCCTCTGGAGCATCATCCAGTCGATGTCCTGCTTCTCGAATCCAGTGCATCACAGTTGTGTGGTGGATCTTAGTGACTCGTTCGATCCCCCGCAGCCCCATGCCGTTAAGATACATCTTGATGCACAATTGCTTGACTTCATTCGAGTAGCGCCAAGGACGGTAGGATTCGAGGAACTGACGACCGCACTGCTTGCACTTGTAGCATTGTCTTCCTCGACGCTGACCGTTTTTAGCTGTTTGAGTTGAGTGACATTGAGGACATTGCATCCCTCTATTCTACCCAATCAAGCATTATTCTTTCAGCAACGCCCAAGGCACAAGCAGTTTCCAGTTGTTTACGAATGAGAAACCCTGCTTGCTTACATGCTTCTTCTTCGTCAAGAATGCCATTGGCGGCAATCCACTGGTTTAGCTGTTGCTGTGCTTGCTCATTGTATTGAGCGATTTCCCCCCTTCTCAAGTTTGGAATGCGGCTAATGGCATTTTCTAGCAATCGTTGAATATCTGCTTCACGGGTGGAGCGATCTGTACGCGCTAACCACTCACTGTTTGGTCTCTTGGGCAATGGCAAGTGCCTTACGGTCGTAGTCCTCTAGCCTATCAATCAAACCAAGACAACTTATCACGGCATCCAGAGTTTTGAATCGTTTTTTGCAATC includes the following:
- a CDS encoding DUF4157 domain-containing protein; the encoded protein is MSKKVEAQVKTSSTPTTATTPVQPQFQQRSFSSEVEPVATEQVGEQPDLQTQLDKATCFGHYFGRVKVYSDLPQVIQPKLVIGPPGDKYEQEADQVAARVMAMPNPVSQLSAQRQPSEESKSPLTTSILRTAQRQEPQQPIQRKSLLQRRVQSDGSHEATSEIETQLNKSQGSGSPLPNEVRSFMEPRFGADFSSVRVHTGGEAVQMNRELGAQAFTHGSDVYFGAGKSPGNNELMAHELTHVVQQTGETQLNTKLQPICARIQRGGSNKPAENKLFFTRPVTEDMLSWAPEELAAHMFSSVLNRSKDYVREQMKRDEADPLCIRLIGDWGVTPKQLAEKEEFSFFLEEAAYYAHRGNAEGTEDLARDEHGQAEGYDEREAEFNQLPAKDQSEINLEANWRYWKDLGDKNQTKIKKGEESKSRLWLNIRDELLYQREQIQNLPDKVKLILRPEGNKVIAPKDYEQVIRIGRKIMTFDDLDLSTYLQRNLAITDDWNTLEKSIDRFLAFKAGAKEKISDVMELVKDEDWGVDEETEKLSLEEMRYLSLQERLKLIDYISNGTLVLDDDEQTLIKLIASTPTKDGKALLESFKKNHAGLLKRLESAIDGQENKEYNGALRNIFFQGLNPEEAIEAMEKAKIFPWADPGLIKATYNVRFYYEDVELTDDGQLKVTYWINLVFGGMKTTTQYLDPYEVVGVHFFMDEEFADTKKGNTIYMPAINLISLKNKQLKTEFNAAVDVTLLFAGGVGLAAKGTRLAKAVAALDLTLGTAGIVINDFRSEIGSTEAGKKFLKAWDIANTAIAIYGITRVVVELPNTIRNLRTAYQEFRQAANSSLSPDNLKNLDTEANTLFKKADEAIEEAGKAPKSSGTEPSTLKPAETLTQNVDEIRANLRSKLPDEILRKLSDEDLKALNLLDQQALQELRGVAKSEDISKLTQLIRQDSDLANRLLREAPFEDVKAFSERFSRAQKRVTEPVEGLYASVNADNVPANWNIQTKVQGNKLVSTVKFTKADGSIENGQMTRSYDPNSGTFVMEEAFLDKLPSFIESGIPMVKKKGTPLVTFLTIHQMKKFGIAIGSIKKVKMSTIQNFETILHLHWLRKKYPGKSIDELIMHSHSVNYAETSIVQSGHKIVGTKVGGTQARTRPVGSLMEHYETHDPRDIAKHDALLKKYGFERTESMYMNFDIELHLAPAK
- a CDS encoding IS1 family transposase: MQCPQCHSTQTAKNGQRRGRQCYKCKQCGRQFLESYRPWRYSNEVKQLCIKMYLNGMGLRGIERVTKIHHTTVMHWIREAGHRLDDAPEAEEIPEVTDLDELQTFVGSKRNKLWIWTAVNHKQAGILAWVIGDRSRETFKRLWSIVKCWQCFFYVTDGWKVYPMFIDQGDQIVSKTYMTWVEGENTRLRHYLARLHRQSLCYSKSVDMLKCSLRLLLHYLKDRTVPLPA